The following proteins are co-located in the Pan troglodytes isolate AG18354 chromosome 5, NHGRI_mPanTro3-v2.0_pri, whole genome shotgun sequence genome:
- the ZNF292 gene encoding zinc finger protein 292 isoform X3 produces MRIKHLIKTNQLSQATALAKLCSDHPEIGIKGSFKQTYLVCLCTSSPNEKLIEEISEVDCKDALEMICNLESEGDEKSALVLCTAFLSRQLQQGDMYCAWELTLFWSKLQQRVEPSIQVYLERCRQLSLLTKTVYHIFFLIKVINSETEGAGLATCIELCVKALRLESTENTEVKISICKTISCLLPDDLEVKRACQLSEFLIEPTVDAYYAVEMLYNQPDQKYDEENLPIPNSLRCELLLVLKTQWPFDPEFWDWKTLKRQCLALMGEEASIVSSIDELNDSEVYEKVVDYQEESKETSMNGLSGGVGANSGLLKDIGDEKQKKREIKQLRERGFISARFRNWQAYMQYCVLCDKEFLGHRIVRHAQKHYKDGIYSCPICAKNFNSKETFVPHVTLHVKQSSKERLAAMKPLRRLGRPPKITTTNENQKTNTVAKQEQRPIKKNSLYSTDFIVFNDNDGSDDENDDKDKSYEPEVIPVQKPVPVNEFNCPVTFCKKGFKYFKNLIAHVKGHKDNEDAKRFLEMQSKKVICQYCRRHFVSVTHLNDHLQMHCGSKPYICIQMKCKAGFNSYAELLTHRKEHQVFRAKCMFPKCGRIFSEAYLLYDHEAQHYNTYTCKFTGCGKVYRSQGELEKHLDDHSTPPEKVLPPEAQLNSSGDSIQPSEVNQNTAENIEKERSMLPSENNIENSLLADRSDAWDKSKAESAVTKQDQISASELRQANGPLSNGLENPATTPLLQSSEVAVSIKVSLNQGIEDNFGKPENSTVEGSGEALVTDLHTPVEDTCNDLCHPGFQERKEQDCFNDAHVTQNSLVNSETLKIGDLTPQNLERQVNNLMTFSLQNQAAFQNNLPTSKFECGDNVKTSSNLYNLPLKTLESIAFVPPQSDLSKSLGTPSVPPKAPVQKFSCQVEGCTRTYNSSQSIGKHMKTAHPDQYAAFKMQRKSKKGQKANNLNTPNNGKFVYFLPSPVNSSNPFFTSQTKANGNPACSAQLQHVSPPIFPAHLASVSTPLLSSMESVINPNITSQDKNEQGGMLCSQMENLPSTALPAQMEDLTKTVLPLNIDSGSDPFLPLPAESSSMSLFPSPADSGTNSVFSQLENNTNHYSSQIEGNTNSSFLKGGNGENAVFPSQVNVANNFSSTNAQQSAPEKVKKDRGRGPNGKERKPKHNKRAKWPAIIRDGKFICSRCYRAFTNPRSLGGHLSKRSYCKPLDGAEIAQELLQSNGQPSLLASMILSTNAVNLQQPQQSTFNPEACFKDPSFLQLLAENRSPAFLPNTFPRSGVTNFNTSVSQEGSEIIKQALETAGIPSTFEGAEMLSHVSTGCVSDASQVNATVMPNPTVPPLLHTVCHPNTLLTNQNRTSNSKTSSIEECSSLPVFPTNDLLLKTVENGLCSSSFPNSGGPSQNFTSNSSRVSVISGPQNTRSSHLNKKGNSASKRRKKVAPPLIAPNASQNLVTSDLTTMGLIAKSVEIPTTNLHSNVIPTCEPQSLVENLTQKLNNVNNQLFMTDVKENFKTSLESHTVLAPLTLKTENGDSQMMALNSCTTSINSDLQISEDNVIQNFEKTLEIIKTAMNSQILEVKSGSQGAGETSQNAQINYNIQLPSVNTVQNNKLPDSSPFSSFISVMPTKSNIPQSEISHKEDQIQEILEGLQKLKLENDLSPPASQCVLINTSVTLTPTPVKSTADITVIQPVSEMINIQFNDKVNKPFVCQNQGCNYSAMTKDALFKHYGKIHQYTPEMILEIKKNQLKFAPFKCVVPTCTKTFTRNSNLRAHCQLVHHFTTEEMVKLKIKRPYGRKSQSENVPASRSTQVKKQLAMTEENKKESQPALELRAETQNTHSNVAVIPEKQLVEKKSPDKTESSLQVITVTSEQCNTNALTNTQTKGRKIRRHKKEKEEKKRKKPVSQSLEFPTRYSPYRPYRCVHQGCFAAFTIQQNLILHYQAVHKSDLPAFSAEVEEESEAGKESEETETKQTLKEFRCQVSDCSRIFQAITGLIQHYMKLHEMTPEEIESMTASVDVGKFPCDQLECKSSFTTYLNYVVHLEADHGIGLRASKTEEDGVYKCDCEGCDRIYATRSNLLRHIFNKHNDKHKAHLIRPRRLTPGQENMSSKANQEKSKSKHRGTKHSRCGKEGIKMPKTKRKKKNNLENKNAKIVQIEENKPYSLKRGKHVYSIKARNDALSECTSRFVTQYPCMIKGCTSVVTSESNIIRHYKCHKLSKAFTSQHRNLLIVFKRCCNSQVKETSEQEGAKNDVKDSDTCVSESNDNSRTTATVSQKEVEKNEKDEMDELTELFITKLINEDSTSVETQANTSSNVSNDFQEDNLCQSERQKASNLKRVNKEKNVSQNKKRKVEKAEPASAAELSSVRKEEETAVAIQTTEEHPASFDWSSFKPMGFEVSFLKFLEESAVKQKKNTDKDHPNTGNKKGSHSNSRKNIDKTAVTSGNHVCPCKESETFVQFANPSQLQCSDNVKIVLDKNLKDCTELVLKQLQEMKPTVSLKKLEVHSNDPDMSVMKDISIGKATGRGQY; encoded by the coding sequence TGAATTTCTTATTGAGCCTACAGTAGATGCGTATTATGCTGTGGAAATGTTGTATAATCAGCCAGACCAGAAATATGATGAAGAGAATCTTCCAATACCAAATTCTTTACGCTGTGAGCTGTTACTTGTATTGAAAACTCAATGGCCCTTTGATCCAGAATTCTGGGATTGGAAAACCTTGAAACGACAATGTCTTGCATTAATGGGAGAAGAAGCATCCATTGTGTCTTCAATAGATGAACTAAATGACAGtgaagtatatgaaaaagtgGTAGACTACCAAGAAGAGAGTAAAGAAACTTCTATGAATGGGCTTTCTGGTGGAGTTGGTGCTAATTCTGGCCTTCTTAAAGACATTGGTGATGAAAagcagaagaagagagagataaaACAGTTAAGAGAGAGGGGATTTATATCTGCTCGGTTTAGGAATTGGCAAGCCTACATGCAGTATTGTGTGTTGTGTGACAAAGAATTCCTTGGTCACAGAATAGTACGACATGCTCAGAAACATTACAAAGATGGAATTTATAGTTGCCCCATATGTGCAAAGAACTTTAATTCTAAAGAAACTTTTGTCCCTCATGTCACACTGCATGTTAAACAATCTAGTAAAGAGAGACTAGCAGCTATGAAACCATTAAGAAGATTGGGAAGGCCTCCAAAGATCACAACTACCAATGAAAATCAGAAGACTAATACTGTGGCTAAACAGGAGCAGCGACCTATAAAAAAGAATAGTCTCTATTCAACAGATTTTATAGTGTTTAATGACAATGATGGTTCAGATGATGAGAATGATGACAAAGATAAATCCTATGAGCCAGAAGTGATTCCAGTCCAGAAACCAGTACCTGTTAATGAATTTAATTGCCCTGTAACTTTTTGTAAAAAGGGctttaagtactttaaaaatttaattgctCATGTGAAGGGGCATAAAGATAATGAAGATGCCAAGCGCTTTCTTGAAATGCAGAGCAAAAAAGTTATTTGCCAGTACTGTAGGCGGCATTTTGTGAGTGTTACTCATCTCAATGATCACTTACAGATGCACTGTGGCAGTAAACCatatatctgtatacagatgaAATGTAAAGCTGGTTTTAATAGTTACGCCGAGCTTTTAACCCACCGAAAGGAGCATCAAGTCTTTAGAGCAAAATGTATGTTTCCTAAATGTGGAAGAATTTTTTCGGAAGCTTATTTACTATATGATCATGAAGCACAACATTATAATACGTACACTTGTAAGTTCACAGGTTGTGGTAAAGTTTATCGTTCTCAGGGTGAGCTGGAAAAGCATCTGGATGATCACAGTACTCCTCCTGAAAAAGTGCTGCCTCCTGAAGCCCAACTTAATTCATCTGGAGATTCCATTCAGCCTTCTGAAGTGAATCAGAACACAGCAGAGAATATTGAGAAAGAAAGATCTATGCTTCCTTCAGAAAATAACATTGAAAACAGCTTACTAGCAGATAGAAGTGATGCTTGGGATAAAAGCAAAGCAGAATCAGCTGTGACCAAACAAGACCAGATTTCTGCCTCTGAGCTCAGGCAAGCTAATGGACCATTGTCAAATGGTTTGGAAAACCCTGCTACTACTCCTCTACTTCAATCCAGTGAAGTAGCTGTGTCCATTAAGGTGTCTCTCAATCAGGGGATTGAGGATAACTTTGGAAAGCCAGAAAACTCAACTGTGGAAGGCAGTGGTGAAGCACTGGTCACAGACTTACATACGCCAGTTGAAGATACTTGTAATGATTTGTGTCATCCAGGTTTCCAGGAGAGAAAAGAACAAGATTGCTTTAATGATGCCCATGTTACTCAGAATTCTTTAGTAAATTCAGAAACTCTCAAAATAGGTGACCTTACCCCACAAAACTTAGAAAGACAGGTGAACAACTTGATGACCTTTTCTTTGCAAAATCAGGCAGCATTTCAAAACAATTTACCAACTTCCAAATTTGAATGTGGAGATAATGTTAAAACATCATCCAATCTTTATAATTTACCTCTTAAGACATTAGAAAGTATTGCATTTGTTCCACCGCAGTCCGACCTAAGTAAATCATTAGGAACTCCATCAGTGCCTCCAAAAGCTCCAGTTCAGAAATTCAGCTGCCAGGTCGAGGGATGTACTCGAACCTATAATTCTTCACAGAGTATTGGGAAACACATGAAGACAGCACACCCTGACCAATATGCTGCATTTAAAATGCAGCGCAAAAGTAAAAAAGGTCAGAAAGCTAACAACTTAAATACACCAAATAATGgaaagtttgtttattttttgccatCACCGGTGAACAGCTCAAATCCATTTTTTACATCACAGACCAAAGCCAATGGGAATCCTGCTTGTTCGGCCCAGTTGCAGCATGTCTCGCCTCCCATTTTTCCAGCTCATTTAGCAAGTGTGTCAACTCCATTGTTGTCCTCAATGGAAAGTGTCATAAATCCAAATATAACTTCTCAGGATAAAAATGAACAAGGTGGTATGTTATGTTCCCAAATGGAAAATTTACCTAGTACTGCCTTGCCAGCACAAATGGAAGATCTAACCAAAACAGTTCTGCCTTTGAATATTGACAGTGGCTCAgatcctttccttcctttaccTGCAGAAAGTAGTTCAATGTCTCTCTTCCCTTCACCAGCAGATAGTGGGACTAATTCTGTTTTTTCCCAActggaaaataatacaaatcatTATTCCTCACAGATTGAAGGAAACACTAATTCCTCCTTTCTAAAGGGGGGTAATGGTGAAAATGCAGTCTTTCCTTCACAAGTGAATGTTGCAAATAACTTCAGTAGCACCAATGCCCAACAGTCTGCAcctgaaaaagtcaaaaaagaccGTGGGCGGGGCCCaaatgggaaggaaagaaaacctaAGCACAACAAAAGGGCTAAATGGCCTGCAATTATCAGAGATGGGAAATTTATCTGTAGCAGGTGTTACAGGGCTTTTACTAATCCCAGATCACTGGGTGGGCACTTATCCAAGCGATCTTACTGTAAACCACTGGATGGAGCCGAAATTGCTCAAGAACTTCTACAGAGTAATGGACAGCCTTCTCTTCTTGCCAGCATGATTCTTTCCACAAATGCAGTAAATTTGCAGCAGCCACAACAATCTACCTTCAATCCAGAAGCATGTTTTAAAGATCCATCATTTCTACAGCTTCTTGCTGAAAATCGCTCGCCAGCATTTTTACCAAATACATTTCCTCGATCTGGTGTGACTAACTTTAATACCAGTGTCAGTCAAGAAGGTAGTGAAATTATTAAACAGGCTTTGGAAACTGCTGGCATTCCCAGTACATTTGAGGGTGCTGAAATGCTTTCTCATGTTTCAACAGGTTGTGTCTCTGATGCATCACAAGTAAATGCAACAGTGATGCCAAATCCAACTGTGCCACCCCTGTTGCACACTGTATGCCATCCAAACACCTTGCTGACCAACCAGAATAGGACGTCAAACTCCAAAACTTCCTCCATTGAGGAATGTAGCAGCTTGCCTGTTTTTCCAACAAATGACTTACTACTGAAGACTGTTGAAAATGGTTTGTGCTCTAGTTCATTTCCTAATTCTGGTGGGCCATCACAAAATTTTACCAGTAACAGTTCTCGTGTTTCTGTTATAAGTGGTCCTCAGAACACAAGATCCAGTCatttaaataaaaagggaaacagtgcttctaagagaagaaagaaagttgCTCCTCCACTAATTGCACCTAACGCTTCCCAAAACTTGGTAACAAGTGACTTAACAACAATGGGACTCATAGCAAAGAGTGTTGAAATCCCAACTACTAACCTTCATTCAAATGTAATTCCAACTTGTGAACCTCAGAGTTTGGTGGAAAATCTAACACAGAAATTAAATAATGTTAACAATCAGTTATTTATGACTGAtgtaaaagagaatttcaaaaccaGTCTTGAGTCCCATACAGTGTTAGCCCCTTTaacattaaaaactgaaaatggtgATTCCCAAATGATGGCTTTGAATTCATGCACAACCTCAATAAATTCTGATTTGCAGATTTCTGAAGACAATGTTATACAAAACTTTGAAAAGACTCTTGAAATTATTAAAACTGCTATGAATTCTCAAATACTTGAGGTAAAAAGTGGATCTCAGGGTGCTGGTGAAACATCACAAAATGCtcaaataaattataacattCAGCTTCCTTCAGTAAACACTGTGCAAAATAACAAATTACCCGATTCTTCTCCGTTTTCCTCCTTTATAAGTGTCATGCCAACAAAAAGTAACATTCCTCAGTCTGAAATATCACATAAGGAGGATCAAATACAGGAAATTTTAGAAggcttacaaaaattaaaattagaaaatgaccTATCCCCTCCAGCATCCCAATGTGTACTGATAAATACATCAGTGACACTGACTCCCACGCCTGTTAAATCAACTGCAGATATCACAGTTATTCAGCCAGTTTCTGAAATGATAAACATTCAATTTAATGACAAAGTTAATAAACCCTTTGTGTGTCAAAACCAAGGCTGTAACTACAGTGCTATGACAAAGGATGCACTATTTAAGCACTATGGTAAAATTCATCAATACACTCCAGAAATGATTCTTGAAATTAAGAAGAATCAATTGAAATTTGCTCCCTTTAAATGTGTAGTACCTACATGTACAAAAACATTTACAAGAAATTCTAACCTCCGGGCACACTGTCAGTTGGTGCATCATTTTACAACTGAAGAAATggtaaagttaaaaattaaaaggccTTATGGAAGAAAATCTCAGAGTGAAAATGTGCCGGCCTCACGAAGTACACAAGTGAAAAAACAGCTAGCTAtgacagaggaaaataaaaaggaatctcAGCCTGCTTTAGAATTGAGAGCGGAGACCCAAAATACCCACAGTAATGTAGCAGTGATCCCAGAAAAACaacttgtagaaaaaaaaagtcctgacaAAACAGAAAGTTCTTTACAAGTGATTACAGTTACTTCAGAACAATGTAATACAAATGcactcacaaacacacaaaccAAAGGACGGAAGATTAGgaggcataaaaaagaaaaggaggagaaaaaacgAAAGAAGCCAGTTTCCCAATCCCTTGAGTTTCCAACAAGATACAGTCCTTACAGACCTTATCGATGTGTTCACCAGGGATGCTTTGCTGCCTTTACAATACAGCAAAACTTGATTCTCCATTACCAGGCTGTACACAAATCAGATCTACCTGCATTTTCAGCAGAGGTCGAAGAGGAAAGCGAAGCTGgtaaagaaagtgaagaaactgaaactaAACAAACTTTGAAAGAATTTCGATGTCAGGTAAGTGACTGTTCTCGAATTTTCCAAGCAATTACTGGCCTAATACAACACTACATGAAACTTCATGAAATGACTCCTGAAGAAATTGAAAGTATGACTGCTTCAGTGGATGTTGGGAAATTTCCATGTGACCAGTTAGAGTGTAAATCTTCATTTACTACATATTTGAACTATGTTGTTCATCTAGAGGCAGACCACGGGATTGGACTAAGGGCAAGTAAAACAGAAGAAGATGGTGTATACAAATGTGATTGTGAAGGCTGTGACCGTATATATGCAACCCGGTCGAATCTCCTCCGACACATTTTTAATAAGCATAATGACAAACATAAGGCTCATTTGATTCGTCCGAGAAGATTAACACCAGGCCAGGAAAATATGTCAAGCAAGGCAAACCAAGAAAAATCAAAGTCTAAACATCGGGGGACAAAACACAGCAGATGtggaaaggaaggaataaaaatgCCCAAGACCAaacgaaagaaaaaaaataatttagaaaacaagAATGCAAAGATTGTGCAGATTGAAGAAAATAAGCCTTATTCTCTGAAACGTGGGAAGCATGTATATTCTATAAAGGCTAGAAATGATGCCCTGTCTGAGTGTACAAGCAGATTTGTAACCCAGTATCCATGTATGATAAAGGGATGTACTTCAGTTGTTACAAGTGAAAGCAATATAATTAGACATTATAAGTGCCATAAATTATCTAAGGCATTTACATCACAACACCGAAATCTTCTTATTGTATTCAAACGGTGTTGCAACTCACAAGTAAAGGAAACGTCTGAGCAAGAAGGTGCTAAGAATGATGTGAAAGATTCTGACACTTGTGTATCAGAGAGCAATGATAATTCAAGAACAACAGCTACAGTTTCACAAAAGgaagttgaaaaaaatgaaaaagatgaaatgGATGAACTAACAGAATTGtttattacaaaattaataaatgaagatAGCACAAGTGTAGAGACCCAAGCTAATACTTCTTCAAATGTAAGTAATGATTTTCAGGAAGATAACCTCTGCCAGtcagaaagacaaaaagcaaGTAATTTGAAGAGagttaataaggaaaaaaatgtctcacaaaataaaaaaaggaaagttgaaaAAGCTGAACCAGCATCAGCAGCTGAGTTAAGTAGCGTGCGTAAAGAAGAAGAAACTGCTGTTGCCATTCAAACCACTGAGGAGCATCCTGCATCTTTTGACTGGAGCTCTTTTAAGCCAATGGGATTTGAAGTATCATTTCTGAAGTTTCTTGAGGAGTCTGCagtgaagcagaagaaaaatactgACAAAGACCATCCGAATACTGGAAACAAAAAAGGATcccattcaaattcaagaaaaaatattgataagACTGCTGTGACTAGTGGAAATCATGTATGTCCTTGTAAAGAAAGCGAAACATTTGTACAGTTTGCCAATCCATCACAGCTTCAGTGCAGTGATAATGTAAAAATTGTTTTAGACAAGAATCTTAAAGATTGCACTGAGCTTGTCTTAAAGCAACTTCAGGAAATGAAACCTACCGTCAGTCTGAAAAAACTTGAAGTACATTCAAATGATCCAGATATGTCTGTTATGAAAGATATCAGTATAGGTAAAGCCACAGGCAGAGGTCAGTACTGA